The genomic stretch TATCAGCAGCAAAAATTGCGTGTTTGCGAGGTTTGCTCGGCCTATTTGGGCATTCACGACAACGACGTTCGATTAGCGGATCATTTTGGGGGTAAGCTTCATTTGGGGTTTTTGGCAATTCGTGAAAAGCTGGCAGAACTCGAGAAAACGGCATTGCCCCGCCAGAAGGAATTGAGAAAAAATGGACGGCGTGATGGCGACTTTGATGATGGCCGTGGAAGGTCACGTTTTGTTGGCGGACGGGAATTGGATAGACGTTCACGAGCTCTGGTGACAAGAGATCTAGACCGTCGTGATAAGTAAGACACCATTGAACAATCATCAATCACAAATTTTCTATAATCTGTTTTTCGACAGTGCGGATGATTCCAAAAAGCTGGACGTTCGTCGTCGTTCAAAAAGTCGAGAACGACGTTCGAAAAGTCGCGATCGAAAATCTGAAAGAGACAGAGATACCAGAGATCGAGAAAGAGATCGGGAACGAGAACGTGACCGAGACCGTAATCGTGACCGGGATCGTGATCGTGACCGCAACCGAGATCGCGAACGTGACCGCGATCGTGATCGTGACCGCGACAACCGTGATCGACGTCGCCGCTCTCGGTCTCGCTCAAGGGAAAGGTCCAGACGGTAAGCATTTCCCCTCACAATGTGACAGAAACAAGATCACTTCTTAAACAGAATCATGAGCAAAGAAGTTAACGAATGCAAGGATACACAATATTGATGTGCGGAAATGGCaaattttgaagtttgttgcatTTGAACAACTTGACTAGGTAATAGCTActaatctaaaaacaaaacaacaaaaaaacagcATAAACCATAACGAACAAATTTGTTCAAACGTTCGTTTTTCTTTTCCCAAATGTGGATTGCGCAGCAGGAAAGTTTTTTCCGTGTGAGATGAAGCATTTGGATATGTTTGTTATCCGGTTAACAAGttgaataaacatactacggcgATCAGACGTACAAACTAAATACAAACTATTGAATTTATAAAACCGCTACATTTTGCGGTAAGGTGGTAATAAACATAGTAAACTATTTTGTCATTCGCGTAGCTGCAATATAATCCTGCACAGGTAATTTTAGGTAACATGTATTTCACAGTCTTAATAAGTGATGTCCATCCTCACGCGTATAGTGTTTTCTATCAGGATTCGTGCTCGTCATGATTGGTAAGaacatttttattgatttttaacATCAAGTTGTAAGAAAAATACTGTTCCTGATAAATTCACCATCCCTTTGCTAATCACCTATCCCTAGAATATTGTCAAAAACGTTCCAACGGCAAAGATTTCACCCAAACTCTCCTGAACTATTTCTATAGTGAGCAGTGAATTATAACCGGTAACGCTAAATCCATATATTTTACCAACACGCTTGACTCCAAGCTTAAACTTTGCCTCAGATAAAATGTTATTATTTTTAAGATAGTTACTATTCTGGTGTCCTTGGTGGAAATCGAGCTATTGAATAagaacaaaataaattaaaaaaaagtgattGTTTGTTCTTACTTGAGTGAACAATTTCTCATATGAATTTcttaatttattattattattgttcaacaGCCTCACAAAAGAttctttctattttttctcatctttTTCGTTGCGTAATGCTGATCTTATCTCCCCCCTTCcttattttaaattcaaaacacTAGATGGTACCCCCTCTCTCTCATaggagcgttacgtaatttatagcTGCCGGCAGAGGGGATTCCACTTGTTCGATGTTGAGGTAGAGGGAACCAAGCTGCaatataaaaaacctaaattaatccacctagcggtaagacacagcctttctcatttgaacttattatttgttaaaatagatttacaccaacacttaaaaaatacactttgataatttctgctggatttgtctTTCTCttgtttttgttcacacaactgtaccgaacatttaaaatataacattcacgatataatcgatttgtactcatatactgcttataaatatttagattgtttatgtcaactttagttagtagatttcaaataatttataataaaatgttgtccttatacattaatttgaattctttaacgcagttgatattactaatcgtttctgaggggcatccaatgaatgggcaaataccaatcaatatgggttcttggaacctggattatacccagtggccagaatccgattggtgcttattacgagagttacttcacggtgaaatcagagtgaagtgaacaaaatcctatcacgggactcacgtaagtgagaaaaacgtcgcaaagtgacatctgccgcggaatctgggttattatggtgcttattacgggagtcacttcacggtgaaacatatttcactctcacgctcacttcactttttagacctattcccgattccaccgcaagtgaggtgacaaaaataacttttgagccctaccgctaaacgaaattcgaaggtcaattcGCTCGAAAATTTGTAAGTTTCAGAGAgccgatttttttcaagaaaaaaaaaagattcgtcttgttactggaaaataaatcccatatgggtcagaattcgtgaaacggatcactaaaaatcgcgatgtctaattttatcaaataagtattgaaaacttcaagagtttcactcgggaagttgatattccaatttttattgaatttgagtaagtttacaagttgttttttcgaactgaatttctatttttaacaacggctttttccgttaacacgcaagttcattaagcagacagtatgtgagtagaggaagaacgaaaactaagcgaactggaaatatgatacagatttggaaaaatataccgcatcccgacgggatgcgatttaaaacaatatgatgaaaatctatgttctggggcactgaaaatctgaaaaaaatcacaagtatttttgacgaaatttcaaaactgccctgaaaatttcgcggtggtgatatttttttatcaaaaggccttcaaagttggtgccaagcgcattttcaagcgagaagcgagtgagcagtactattattgacaatcccagtttcagttttatgcaaaaattctgtaaggtttgtaaaattagtttaatagaaatgattttaagtcgcaaaatagtcaaaatatgcttagtctgttacACAACTTAATGATGGAGACAGTATATTTTATGTCTCTTACAACTCGCAagcctacctacacattttattgtgatttcagagaaaaattagaattttgcgctctaactgacaaccgcaactgacaaccgaaaatgacaatctcaGACAGCACCGATAAAAATGCGACTCATGAACTTGTTTGACAAAGCGTATGCActcttaatttacttcaattgaaattgaatagcatagaagccgccttgattccttgccctcgactatgcagcagagccgcattgatatggtttgcaatcagaatgttctacgaataaactagttataatccattatttgatgttgcttaaacagtatgcaatataatatagttttcattgactggtgaatgaccgccggttaaaacctcagcaaaaaaatgtgtcgatgagatata from Wyeomyia smithii strain HCP4-BCI-WySm-NY-G18 chromosome 3, ASM2978416v1, whole genome shotgun sequence encodes the following:
- the LOC129731841 gene encoding putative RNA-binding protein Luc7-like 2 isoform X2, whose amino-acid sequence is MDLGECPKVHDLALRADFENASKSKDYYYDVDAMEHLQAFIADCDRRTEAAKKRLAETQEELTAEVAAKANAVHELAEEIGKKLAKAEALGEAGQVEESMKLMSEIDELRAKKIKAEQEYRSAIPASSYQQQKLRVCEVCSAYLGIHDNDVRLADHFGGKLHLGFLAIREKLAELEKTALPRQKELRKNGRRDGDFDDGRGRSRFVGGRELDRRSRALVTRDLDRRDNADDSKKLDVRRRSKSRERRSKSRDRKSERDRDTRDRERDRERERDRDRNRDRDRDRDRNRDRERDRDRDRDRDNRDRRRRSRSRSRERSRR
- the LOC129731841 gene encoding putative RNA-binding protein Luc7-like 2 isoform X1, encoding MTAHDQMRAMLDQLMGTARNGETNRFSTKFYDNKVCKSFLLGCCPHEILASTRMDLGECPKVHDLALRADFENASKSKDYYYDVDAMEHLQAFIADCDRRTEAAKKRLAETQEELTAEVAAKANAVHELAEEIGKKLAKAEALGEAGQVEESMKLMSEIDELRAKKIKAEQEYRSAIPASSYQQQKLRVCEVCSAYLGIHDNDVRLADHFGGKLHLGFLAIREKLAELEKTALPRQKELRKNGRRDGDFDDGRGRSRFVGGRELDRRSRALVTRDLDRRDNADDSKKLDVRRRSKSRERRSKSRDRKSERDRDTRDRERDRERERDRDRNRDRDRDRDRNRDRERDRDRDRDRDNRDRRRRSRSRSRERSRR